In Chitinophagaceae bacterium C216, the genomic stretch TCCAAGCGTATGACAAAGAAGCCGAAATCGGCTCTGATACCGGCTCCGGCTCCGATAGCCAAGTCGGTTCCCAAACGCGATAATTTGAAGGTCTCATTCTCCAGCCCGGCGTCTTTTTTCAGCAGCCACACGTTTCCGATATCGGTAAACAATGCCCCATTGATAGGAATGCCTGAGATATTGAACAATGGCATCCGGTACTCAATATTAGCTTCCAGCTGAACATCTCCAAATCGGTCGGGCACACTATAAGGCCCATCAAATTTTTTAATGGTAGAGCCAGGACCCAGTCGTCGCAATTGCCATGCACGCATACTGTTGGGACCTCCACTAAAGTATTGTTTGAAGAATGGTAATTGTGTACGCTTTTCTGGATTGGGTGTGGACTCTAGTTCATATCCTATCCCTGCGAAACCACGTAATACCAATCCGGATTGGCTGCCCAGCTTAAGCAACTTCGCATATTCTGCATCTGCTTTTATAAAGCGATACAATTGTTCATCGATAAACTTACTATGCACCATGCCCGTAAGCAACCCCGATGCTTCCAGGTTTAATTTCAGCACATTAATACTACGTTTGTTGCTGCTGTTCCAAGGCATGGAAAAATTGGCAATAACCGAGGTAATTAAACCATCTGAGAATAGATTTTTGATAGAAGGATTGCTATCTATAAGCGTGAGCAACCGATCTCTTTTCTTGATATAAGAGTATTCAATATTGGGAATTTTAATGCCTATGGAATAGGTGCGATTATTTACTGCATATTTTTCGGGACGGGCACGCCAAGTGAAGTCATATCCCCAGGCCGTATTAAAGCTGGTAAGATTGAATAAGTATCTTCTTTCGGTATTCGCTGCATTCAGTGTAAGAACTGACTGGATATTTCCTCTAAAGTCGCGTTTCAATTTGTGCATACCAGGAAATACAAAGCGTGGGAATACAAGAGAGTTGCTCAGACTTACCTGCTGTGCTTGTATAAATTCTCCGGAATTGATAATCCCTCCCAGTTCGACACCATAGCGAACATTGGTGTTAAACTGACTGGCACTCCGGAGAAAATTTCGGTTTTGCAACCCTACATTGACGCCTATACCTACAAAGCGACCGCTGATGGCACTTTCGCTGAAACTGCTTTCCAAATTGGTAGTAAAATTGTATTTGGGAGCAGGATTGAGTTGTATTTCAAAATCCACAGTATCGGTATTATCTCGCGGAATCTGCGCAATATCTACCAGTCGCCATGTGCCTAATGCATTAAAGCGGTTCAGCGTACGCATATAACGATTTTGCCTGTATAGCTCACCTCTTTTCAGATAAATGTATTGAGGAAATATATGAGGTCTAAATTTATTGGAGCGCTGTATAACAGTTACATTATCTAGGGTAGTTATTTTTCCTGCACTCCTCAAGGTGTCGGTTCGGGTATCGGGATATACCGTAACATTGCCTACATAATATTTTTTAAAAGTACTATCGGGTCTTTGCCTAATTTCAATGTTGGCGATGGGATTATCTACCCGTTCCTTGAGTTTCTGCAAATGCATGGCCTGCTCAAAAGGATCGAACTCCGGTACCAGCAATTCCAGGTCCATCGTATCCCACAATACGTAAAGCTGGTTTCTAGAAAACAAAAGATATCCATTATTGCGATGGAGTTCTACGAGTCTGTCCAGTTCGGCAGACAAAGGTGCTTGGGCAAAGGGATCGCCTTCTTTGACAAACGCAGCATCGGTATTCTTTTCAACAAGGTTTTTAATACTGTCATTCAAAAGCGTATATGCTAGAGAGTCGATGCGTGTAACAGGGCCGGGTTTTACATGGAAGGTGATACGTGCTTTCTGATGCGCTCCGGCATTCTCTATTGCTGTGGTGAATGATATGGAATCATGAAAATACCCCTCGCCATTGAGGTAGTAATTCATATGCTCCATGGATTTTGTAATAAGACTGCTATCTAATACCTGCGGATTCTTCAAAACTTTCCAGAATACCTTATCTAATTTGCGTGCGGCAATGCTGTCATCAAGTTGCTGAT encodes the following:
- the bamA_3 gene encoding Outer membrane protein assembly factor BamA, coding for MLNKVSVYKNTGLYLLPIVLVLFFSSCTIFTVVKNEPAGKPYIFETNIKVDDARLTKSEKLRLEGGLYQQLDDSIAARKLDKVFWKVLKNPQVLDSSLITKSMEHMNYYLNGEGYFHDSISFTTAIENAGAHQKARITFHVKPGPVTRIDSLAYTLLNDSIKNLVEKNTDAAFVKEGDPFAQAPLSAELDRLVELHRNNGYLLFSRNQLYVLWDTMDLELLVPEFDPFEQAMHLQKLKERVDNPIANIEIRQRPDSTFKKYYVGNVTVYPDTRTDTLRSAGKITTLDNVTVIQRSNKFRPHIFPQYIYLKRGELYRQNRYMRTLNRFNALGTWRLVDIAQIPRDNTDTVDFEIQLNPAPKYNFTTNLESSFSESAISGRFVGIGVNVGLQNRNFLRSASQFNTNVRYGVELGGIINSGEFIQAQQVSLSNSLVFPRFVFPGMHKLKRDFRGNIQSVLTLNAANTERRYLFNLTSFNTAWGYDFTWRARPEKYAVNNRTYSIGIKIPNIEYSYIKKRDRLLTLIDSNPSIKNLFSDGLITSVIANFSMPWNSSNKRSINVLKLNLEASGLLTGMVHSKFIDEQLYRFIKADAEYAKLLKLGSQSGLVLRGFAGIGYELESTPNPEKRTQLPFFKQYFSGGPNSMRAWQLRRLGPGSTIKKFDGPYSVPDRFGDVQLEANIEYRMPLFNISGIPINGALFTDIGNVWLLKKDAGLENETFKLSRLGTDLAIGAGAGIRADFGFFVIRLDYAYKVKDPSPDLENAAYQNKFFAYPFFKGSQLQVGIGYPFIF